The proteins below come from a single Amycolatopsis lurida genomic window:
- a CDS encoding flavin-containing monooxygenase, whose amino-acid sequence MNAQYDAVVVGAGFGGMGAAIQLNRLGYDNLLILERESDLGGTWHVNRYPGLAVDIPSATYSYSFEPNPHWSRLFAPGAELKRYAEHVADKYRLRRYMRFGSVVTGAVWDEVNAHWTVSLAEGGPVTAKYLLTATGFLSQPKKPEIAGIDTFGGKVIHTTAWDDEYDLAGRRVAVIGTGATAVQLIPEIAKTARELTVYQRTPIWVSPKLDFPVPKAVRRAFAAVPLTQRAARLTGTALLELMMVSGVLHYKQLPMANRLGKLWCRAHLRRQVRDPRLRAELTPRYSFGCKRPTFSNEYYPAFTKDHVHLETTSIARIDETGIETADGVRREIDVLVLATGFDLWEANFPAIEIIGRDGRNLGKWWRQNRFQAYEGVAIPKFPNFISLNSPYSYSGLSYFTTIETQMRHMDRLFGAMRRRGATEFEVKQEANDAFLDRMTERLGDSIFTLGNCAPANSYYFNPNGEATLLRPSSTLNAIKEAGSFPLEDYTFA is encoded by the coding sequence ATGAACGCGCAGTACGACGCCGTCGTCGTCGGGGCCGGTTTCGGCGGGATGGGCGCGGCGATCCAGCTCAACCGGCTCGGCTACGACAACCTGCTCATCCTCGAACGCGAGTCCGACCTCGGCGGGACCTGGCATGTGAACCGCTATCCCGGGCTGGCCGTCGACATCCCGTCGGCCACCTACTCGTATTCGTTCGAGCCGAATCCGCACTGGTCGCGGCTCTTCGCGCCGGGCGCGGAACTCAAGCGGTACGCCGAGCACGTCGCGGACAAATACCGGTTGAGGCGCTACATGCGGTTCGGCTCGGTGGTCACCGGCGCGGTCTGGGATGAGGTGAACGCGCACTGGACGGTCTCGCTCGCCGAGGGCGGGCCGGTCACCGCCAAGTATCTCCTCACCGCGACGGGATTCCTTTCCCAACCGAAGAAACCCGAGATCGCCGGGATCGACACGTTCGGCGGCAAGGTCATCCACACCACCGCCTGGGACGACGAGTACGACCTCGCGGGCCGGCGCGTCGCGGTGATCGGCACCGGCGCGACCGCGGTCCAGCTGATCCCCGAGATCGCGAAGACCGCGCGTGAGCTCACGGTGTACCAGCGGACGCCGATCTGGGTGAGCCCTAAACTGGACTTCCCGGTGCCCAAGGCGGTCCGGCGCGCGTTCGCCGCGGTCCCGCTCACCCAGCGGGCCGCCCGGCTGACCGGTACCGCGCTGCTGGAACTGATGATGGTGTCCGGTGTCCTGCACTACAAGCAACTGCCGATGGCGAACCGGCTCGGCAAGCTGTGGTGCCGGGCGCATCTGCGCCGTCAGGTGCGGGATCCCCGGCTGCGCGCGGAACTGACGCCGCGGTATTCGTTCGGCTGCAAGCGCCCGACGTTCTCCAACGAGTACTACCCGGCCTTCACCAAGGACCACGTGCACCTGGAGACGACCTCGATCGCGAGGATCGACGAAACCGGGATCGAGACCGCCGACGGAGTGCGGCGGGAAATCGACGTCCTGGTGCTGGCGACCGGATTCGACCTGTGGGAGGCGAACTTCCCGGCGATCGAGATCATCGGGCGCGACGGCCGGAACCTCGGGAAATGGTGGCGGCAGAACCGTTTCCAGGCCTATGAGGGGGTGGCGATCCCCAAGTTCCCCAACTTCATCTCGCTCAACAGCCCGTATTCCTACTCGGGACTGTCGTATTTCACCACCATCGAGACACAGATGCGGCATATGGACCGGCTCTTCGGCGCCATGCGGCGTCGCGGCGCGACGGAATTCGAGGTCAAGCAGGAGGCCAACGACGCGTTCCTCGACCGGATGACCGAACGCCTCGGCGACTCGATCTTCACGCTCGGGAACTGCGCTCCGGCGAACAGCTACTACTTCAACCCGAACGGGGAGGCGACGCTGCTCCGCCCGTCCTCCACGCTGAACGCCATCAAGGAGGCCGGGAGCTTTCCGCTCGAGGACTACACCTTCGCCTGA
- a CDS encoding ATP-binding protein: protein MPTIGAAPVFVARDTELAELVRVASRPPSVAVVEGEPGVGRSRLLRELAAHPGIASRVVWSARCGSFTRPGRLAPLVDALLGKSDVAAAHAAGFSPVTGVLRRLIPEWSPWLPPFPANADAETVRQQEFRAVREVLTGSGPAVLVLDDVHSADDDTWEFLHRLVASPAPSLSVVVSAAASGPRRFPPLRETAAHFSLAAFTEVQVRMLVDASFGRCAPDFAEAAHRRTSGIAVDLTALVQSIGDTAEALTADRLASATVPPLVRSRVSGLMTALGPAAQDVVRAAAVLGSPAGEPDLGAVAAPSPGAISGALTEAVEAGLLRDLGRGRYVPGSPLIAEAVYALLPGPQRCAMHGRAATRLAASAEPFASLIARHARMAGDIAAWTQWTGVAVDNAIEDGRTEEASRLLEAALRDTELPRTARESFAVRLGRELPRSIAHAGTVRLLREILREWPLSKAARGEIRVHLGQVLINQIGKVEAGRLEIELGAADLGRRQALLARGLVTLALPHIGTVPVEENFRWLDEAEQVSKGEHDAGLLAAIAANRLSARMQIADPEAWDEVADLPRAPESAEVCRQVARTYINLADAVAWNGHFPVARAYLTTARRLIRDDHQPYLDALADGTELRLDLAMGEWASVAEKARAMLTRVDKDGSLAAEPLLVLGWYEYGQHRPTAALRSFDAAFALSAGSVPVQASAYAGRVAVHQAGKDLQAARRLAEFGLETVRRKNNWVWAAELMPFAVRTMLGLGQHVEARELLAEYRQGIDGKDAPVANASALLCRGMLTQARGETLAAGDLLLGAAQAYGALPLPYFAAYAGELAAGCFSEAGERARAVASFTTAETTYARLGAAVDALRCRRSLRRCDPEMPRRGRKGYGEALSPRELEVARLAAQNLTNREIGERLFLSPRTVEIHVGRALRKLGLPSRTVLTADLLSDIP from the coding sequence ATGCCGACGATCGGTGCGGCACCGGTGTTCGTGGCCCGCGACACCGAACTGGCCGAACTGGTGCGCGTCGCCTCGCGCCCGCCGTCGGTCGCCGTCGTCGAGGGCGAACCGGGTGTGGGCCGCAGCCGTCTGCTCCGAGAACTGGCCGCCCATCCCGGGATCGCGTCGCGGGTGGTCTGGTCCGCCCGGTGCGGGTCCTTCACGCGGCCGGGCCGGCTGGCGCCGCTGGTCGACGCGTTGCTCGGGAAGAGCGACGTCGCCGCCGCCCACGCGGCCGGTTTCTCGCCGGTGACAGGGGTCCTGCGACGGCTGATCCCCGAATGGTCCCCGTGGTTGCCGCCCTTTCCGGCGAACGCGGACGCCGAAACCGTCCGGCAGCAGGAGTTCCGCGCCGTGCGCGAAGTGCTCACCGGCAGCGGTCCGGCGGTGCTGGTACTCGACGACGTCCACTCCGCCGACGACGACACGTGGGAGTTCCTGCACAGGCTCGTGGCGTCCCCGGCGCCATCGCTGAGCGTGGTGGTGAGCGCGGCCGCGAGCGGACCGCGGCGATTCCCTCCGCTGCGCGAGACCGCCGCGCATTTCTCGCTCGCCGCGTTCACCGAGGTCCAGGTGCGGATGCTGGTGGACGCGTCCTTCGGCCGCTGCGCACCGGATTTCGCCGAAGCCGCGCACCGCCGCACGTCCGGGATCGCCGTCGACCTGACGGCTCTGGTCCAGAGCATCGGCGACACGGCCGAGGCGCTCACGGCGGACAGACTGGCGTCGGCGACCGTGCCGCCGCTCGTGCGAAGCCGGGTCTCCGGCCTGATGACGGCGCTCGGCCCGGCCGCGCAAGACGTCGTCCGCGCGGCCGCGGTGCTGGGATCACCCGCCGGCGAACCGGATCTGGGCGCGGTCGCGGCACCGTCGCCCGGGGCGATCTCCGGCGCGCTCACCGAAGCGGTGGAGGCGGGACTGCTGCGGGATCTCGGCCGTGGCCGCTATGTCCCGGGGAGCCCGCTGATCGCCGAAGCGGTCTACGCGTTGCTTCCTGGACCTCAACGCTGTGCGATGCACGGACGCGCCGCGACCCGGCTCGCCGCGAGTGCCGAACCGTTCGCGTCTCTCATCGCCCGTCACGCGCGGATGGCGGGAGACATCGCCGCATGGACACAGTGGACCGGCGTGGCGGTCGACAACGCCATCGAAGACGGCCGGACAGAGGAAGCGAGCCGCCTGCTCGAAGCGGCTCTGCGGGACACGGAGCTCCCGCGGACCGCGCGCGAATCATTCGCCGTGCGGCTCGGCAGGGAATTGCCGCGCAGTATCGCGCACGCCGGTACGGTCCGCCTGCTGCGGGAGATCCTGCGCGAATGGCCGCTGAGCAAGGCCGCGCGGGGCGAGATCCGGGTCCATCTCGGACAGGTGCTGATCAATCAGATCGGCAAGGTCGAAGCGGGCAGGCTCGAGATCGAACTCGGCGCGGCCGACCTCGGCAGACGCCAGGCGCTGCTCGCCAGGGGGCTGGTCACCTTGGCGCTCCCGCATATCGGCACCGTCCCGGTGGAGGAGAACTTCCGCTGGCTCGACGAGGCCGAGCAGGTGAGCAAGGGAGAACATGACGCCGGGCTGCTCGCCGCGATCGCCGCGAACCGGCTTTCGGCGCGGATGCAGATCGCCGACCCGGAGGCCTGGGACGAGGTCGCCGACCTGCCACGGGCCCCTGAGTCGGCCGAGGTCTGCCGCCAGGTGGCCCGCACCTACATCAACCTCGCCGACGCGGTGGCGTGGAACGGGCATTTCCCGGTGGCGCGGGCCTATCTCACGACGGCACGGCGACTGATCCGTGACGACCACCAGCCCTATCTCGACGCGCTGGCCGACGGCACGGAACTGCGGCTGGACCTGGCGATGGGGGAGTGGGCGAGCGTCGCGGAGAAGGCACGGGCGATGCTGACGCGGGTCGACAAGGACGGTTCACTGGCCGCCGAGCCGCTGCTGGTGCTCGGCTGGTATGAGTACGGGCAGCACCGGCCGACGGCGGCACTGCGCAGTTTCGACGCGGCGTTCGCGCTTTCTGCGGGCAGCGTCCCGGTGCAGGCTTCGGCGTACGCGGGCCGCGTGGCGGTCCATCAGGCGGGCAAGGACCTCCAGGCGGCGAGGCGCCTCGCCGAATTCGGCCTGGAAACCGTGCGCCGCAAGAACAATTGGGTCTGGGCGGCCGAACTGATGCCGTTCGCCGTGCGCACCATGCTCGGGCTGGGACAGCACGTCGAGGCCCGGGAACTCCTCGCGGAGTACCGGCAGGGTATCGACGGCAAGGACGCCCCGGTCGCGAACGCGTCGGCGCTGCTGTGCCGGGGCATGCTCACCCAGGCGCGTGGCGAAACGCTCGCCGCCGGTGATCTGCTGCTCGGTGCCGCGCAGGCTTACGGCGCGCTGCCTCTTCCGTATTTCGCCGCCTATGCCGGCGAGCTCGCGGCCGGATGTTTCTCCGAAGCCGGGGAGCGGGCGCGTGCCGTCGCGTCCTTCACCACCGCGGAGACCACGTACGCGAGGCTCGGCGCGGCCGTGGACGCGCTCCGCTGCCGGCGTTCGTTGCGGCGGTGCGATCCGGAGATGCCCCGGCGCGGCCGCAAGGGATACGGCGAAGCACTGTCGCCCAGGGAACTCGAAGTCGCCCGGCTCGCCGCCCAGAACCTGACGAACCGGGAGATCGGTGAGCGGCTGTTCCTTTCGCCGAGGACGGTCGAGATCCACGTCGGACGGGCACTGCGCAAATTGGGATTGCCTTCGCGCACCGTCCTGACCGCTGATCTGCTCAGCGACATTCCCTAA
- a CDS encoding alpha/beta fold hydrolase → MDFEIDAPARLGETGLPDGRVLGWAEWGPPDGEVVLLIPGAATSRRLGLSAGVVESLNVRLVTVDRPGLGSSSPLEDRTFADFAADIACLAGERGFGVSPMIANSQGAPFAFACAAAGAAGPLAIVSGADEISRPEFTGTLPDELAGLVALVVSDPARAEAVFTGYDADALWNLVTRSAPDADLAVYTAPSFESAYRRAMAEAFGQGPAGYARDTVLAMGRWPFALSSITGHVDLWYGEQDRSHSPDNGVTLAGRLPDATLRIVPGIGGAVLWTHAAEILRALLGRDGQAKV, encoded by the coding sequence GTGGACTTCGAGATCGATGCCCCTGCCAGGCTGGGAGAAACCGGACTACCCGACGGCCGCGTCCTCGGCTGGGCCGAGTGGGGTCCTCCCGACGGCGAAGTCGTCCTGCTGATCCCCGGCGCGGCGACGAGCCGCCGGCTGGGGCTGTCCGCCGGAGTCGTGGAGTCGCTGAACGTCCGGCTGGTCACGGTCGATCGGCCCGGCCTCGGCTCTTCCAGCCCGCTGGAGGATCGCACGTTCGCCGATTTCGCCGCGGACATCGCCTGTCTCGCGGGCGAACGGGGTTTCGGTGTCTCGCCGATGATCGCCAACTCACAGGGTGCCCCGTTCGCCTTCGCCTGCGCCGCGGCGGGAGCGGCCGGTCCGCTCGCCATCGTGTCCGGCGCGGACGAGATCAGCAGGCCGGAGTTCACCGGGACGCTGCCCGACGAGCTGGCGGGTCTGGTCGCTCTGGTCGTCTCCGATCCTGCCCGCGCGGAAGCCGTTTTCACCGGCTACGACGCCGACGCCCTGTGGAACCTGGTGACGCGCTCCGCCCCGGACGCCGATCTCGCGGTCTACACCGCTCCGTCGTTCGAGTCCGCCTACCGCCGGGCGATGGCCGAGGCGTTCGGCCAAGGCCCGGCGGGGTACGCGCGCGACACCGTCCTCGCCATGGGCCGCTGGCCTTTCGCGTTGTCTTCGATCACCGGTCACGTCGATCTCTGGTACGGCGAACAGGACCGAAGCCACTCTCCCGACAACGGGGTCACCCTCGCCGGTCGCCTTCCCGATGCCACCCTCCGGATCGTCCCCGGCATCGGCGGCGCGGTCCTGTGGACGCACGCCGCCGAAATCCTGCGCGCACTGCTCGGCAGGGACGGTCAGGCGAAGGTGTAG
- a CDS encoding TetR/AcrR family transcriptional regulator: protein MPKTGGRPATIARDDILRAGRELGMRRLSVKAVAVRLGVTATALYRHVDGRWGLERLVGESILAELRLRDDPRHGLEQHLLSFALQMRAFVLEHPGLVTYLQLLFPRGDGGQRLLNTEVDALVRRGYEPAAAIVLSGAVASLTIAMTASEENGTAAEEADGDGLDRERQAVRDRLSRDDRLAGPSATLPEVPRPEYVRLLLTASIRGLIESCPPGRPVAEMVADLAATGEEL from the coding sequence ATGCCGAAGACCGGTGGCCGTCCGGCGACGATCGCGCGGGACGACATCCTGCGTGCCGGTCGCGAGCTGGGGATGCGCCGGCTCAGCGTCAAGGCGGTCGCGGTCCGGCTGGGGGTGACCGCGACCGCGCTGTACCGGCACGTCGACGGCCGATGGGGCCTGGAGCGGCTGGTCGGCGAGAGCATCCTGGCCGAGCTGCGCCTCCGGGACGATCCCCGGCACGGGCTCGAACAGCATCTGCTGTCCTTCGCCCTGCAGATGCGGGCCTTCGTGCTGGAGCATCCCGGCCTCGTCACCTACCTGCAGCTGCTGTTCCCGCGCGGCGACGGTGGGCAGCGCCTGCTGAACACCGAGGTCGACGCCCTCGTCCGCCGGGGCTACGAGCCCGCCGCGGCGATCGTGCTCAGTGGCGCCGTCGCGTCGCTGACCATCGCGATGACCGCGTCCGAGGAGAACGGCACGGCCGCGGAGGAGGCCGACGGCGACGGGCTGGACCGGGAGCGCCAAGCCGTCCGCGACCGGTTGTCCCGTGACGATCGGCTCGCCGGACCGTCCGCCACGTTGCCGGAGGTACCGCGGCCCGAGTACGTGCGGCTGCTGCTGACCGCGTCGATTCGCGGGCTGATCGAGTCCTGCCCACCGGGCAGGCCGGTCGCCGAGATGGTGGCCGATCTGGCGGCCACGGGGGAGGAATTGTGA
- a CDS encoding trypsin-like serine protease, producing the protein MSRKRIFGVVVLTMAALAPAAGFAGAAPADPLRAISPTDAAPLPTGGVHGQSIGGTPASVQDHPYVIAALREGGSRPKGQSCSGSVIATRKVLVAAHCKELAGEKSVLYGLDDLKSAGGTQLKAVDYQTHPKFTQPWYGYDVAVITVDGDIPVPPGGYAKVATSADTGLETPGKDGFSLGYGKKDINDSTQDVALHKLTLPIVNANQCTGVENGVDPKTMICAGYSDGRKTILPGDSGGPFVVGGKVVGVASWSRSDFRWYSVYSRLNNEMGDWVAEQIGGQQPGDAFTLAASPSSVKVLPGKYVSASVTSKPGKNGAESITLSASGLPEGAKATFQPATIKAGEVAKLTIETATGTPEKAYQVTISGKGTTETATAGLSLTVGAGEPPAGDLKVTVNPSAGSGRVGSLVTATVTATGGTGSITLSASGSGLPINPMFSPRTVSSGGSSTMQVFAPYQPGTYPITVTANDSGGKTTTTTYTLTVQ; encoded by the coding sequence GTGAGCAGAAAACGGATCTTCGGCGTGGTCGTCCTGACCATGGCCGCGCTGGCACCGGCGGCGGGCTTCGCCGGTGCGGCACCGGCCGACCCTCTTCGCGCCATCAGCCCGACCGACGCCGCGCCCTTGCCGACGGGCGGTGTCCACGGTCAGAGCATCGGCGGCACCCCGGCCTCGGTGCAGGACCACCCGTACGTCATCGCCGCACTACGGGAAGGTGGCTCGCGGCCGAAGGGACAGAGTTGCTCCGGTTCCGTCATCGCGACGCGGAAGGTCCTGGTCGCGGCCCACTGCAAGGAGCTGGCGGGCGAGAAGAGTGTCCTTTATGGACTCGACGACCTGAAGAGCGCGGGCGGTACCCAGCTGAAGGCCGTCGACTACCAGACGCATCCCAAATTCACCCAGCCCTGGTACGGCTACGACGTCGCGGTGATCACCGTCGACGGCGACATCCCGGTGCCACCCGGCGGTTACGCGAAGGTCGCCACCTCCGCCGACACCGGCTTGGAGACGCCGGGTAAGGACGGGTTCAGCCTCGGGTACGGCAAGAAGGACATCAACGACTCCACTCAGGACGTCGCGCTGCACAAGCTGACGTTGCCGATCGTGAACGCGAATCAGTGCACCGGCGTGGAGAACGGCGTCGACCCGAAGACGATGATCTGTGCCGGCTACTCCGACGGTCGCAAGACCATCCTGCCGGGGGACAGCGGAGGCCCGTTCGTCGTCGGCGGGAAGGTCGTCGGAGTGGCGTCCTGGAGCCGCAGTGACTTCCGCTGGTACAGCGTCTACAGCAGGCTCAACAACGAGATGGGGGACTGGGTCGCCGAGCAGATCGGCGGCCAGCAGCCGGGTGACGCCTTCACCCTCGCGGCTTCGCCGTCGTCGGTGAAGGTCCTGCCGGGCAAGTACGTGTCGGCGAGTGTCACGAGCAAACCGGGCAAGAACGGCGCCGAGAGCATCACCTTGTCGGCGTCGGGGCTGCCCGAAGGTGCCAAGGCCACGTTCCAGCCCGCCACGATCAAGGCGGGCGAGGTGGCGAAGCTGACCATCGAGACCGCCACCGGCACCCCGGAAAAGGCGTACCAGGTCACGATTTCCGGTAAGGGAACCACCGAGACGGCCACCGCGGGCCTGTCGCTCACCGTCGGCGCCGGTGAACCTCCCGCCGGCGACCTGAAGGTGACCGTGAACCCGTCCGCCGGGTCCGGTCGCGTGGGTTCGCTGGTGACGGCCACCGTCACCGCGACCGGCGGCACCGGTTCGATCACGTTGTCCGCCAGTGGATCCGGGCTGCCGATCAACCCGATGTTCTCGCCGCGGACCGTGTCGAGCGGCGGCAGTTCGACCATGCAGGTCTTCGCGCCGTACCAGCCCGGCACGTACCCGATCACGGTGACCGCGAACGACAGCGGCGGCAAGACCACGACCACCACGTACACCCTCACCGTCCAGTGA
- a CDS encoding papain-like cysteine protease family protein: MKTSFRRGLATAFAGVAALVALQAPASAAPAVTAATTIPIRMQAQEKSNWCWDASGNTIAAWWGHSLTQTKFCQIAHNESGTDCANNQGYLSDQQRVFRWLGFSNVGTYSSSGQTLSFASIKSQVDARQPIGTRIGWRNGGGHMHVLYGYDNTNGATTVYYGDPWGSSPRYNQMSYNAYRSNNSFTWTHTVYGIKD, from the coding sequence GTGAAGACCTCATTCAGGCGCGGGCTGGCCACCGCCTTCGCCGGTGTCGCCGCGTTGGTCGCCTTGCAGGCGCCCGCTTCCGCGGCACCCGCCGTCACGGCGGCCACCACGATCCCGATCAGGATGCAGGCACAGGAGAAGAGCAACTGGTGCTGGGACGCCAGTGGCAACACGATCGCCGCGTGGTGGGGGCATTCCCTCACCCAGACCAAGTTCTGCCAGATCGCGCACAACGAATCCGGAACGGACTGCGCGAACAACCAGGGCTACCTGAGCGACCAGCAGCGGGTGTTCCGCTGGCTGGGGTTCAGCAACGTCGGCACCTACAGTTCGTCCGGCCAGACGCTGAGCTTCGCCTCCATCAAGAGCCAGGTCGACGCGCGGCAGCCGATCGGCACCCGGATCGGCTGGCGCAACGGCGGCGGGCACATGCATGTGCTCTACGGCTACGACAACACCAACGGCGCGACGACGGTGTACTACGGCGACCCGTGGGGCTCGAGCCCCCGCTACAACCAGATGAGTTACAACGCCTACCGGTCCAACAACTCGTTCACCTGGACCCACACCGTCTACGGGATCAAGGACTGA
- a CDS encoding S8 family serine peptidase, translating to MRDKTKTLLALGLLSPLLALGAGTAVAAEAEGVVIPAKEHYGDQYIVVLHDVAAAGQSASADLAKRYGGEVRSVWTAALRGFSAKSMTSAEARKLAADPSVKAVYEDGTARGTGTQQNPTWGLDRVDQKNLPLDKAYTYPNEGAGVTAYDLDSGINPSNPEYEGRASLGKDFLGGDGKDCHGHGSHTAGTIGSKTYGVAKKVTIVGLKVLGCNNSGPDSGIIDAVDWVTANAKKPAVANMSLTMDAPGVGDDAVKRSIASGVVYGVAAGNASTDACNTSPARVPEAITVNASDSSDNRSSFSNYGSCTDIFAPGSNITSLSPSSGGSAVMNGTSMATPHVVGAAALYLSANPGATPQQVRDALVNGATAGVVKNAGSGSPNKLLNVSSIGSGGPGPQCGARSNTTPVSIPDAGAAVTSSVTQEGCDGKASSSLPVKVDISHTYTADLVLDLIGPSGKAYRLKESGGVGSAAGVHETFTVDASGEAANGTWKLSAQDVYRFDTGSIDGFTITF from the coding sequence ATGCGTGACAAGACGAAAACCCTGCTGGCGCTCGGCCTGTTGAGCCCGCTGCTCGCCCTCGGCGCCGGAACGGCCGTCGCCGCCGAGGCCGAAGGCGTGGTGATCCCCGCCAAGGAACACTACGGCGACCAGTACATCGTCGTCCTCCACGACGTCGCCGCCGCGGGACAGTCGGCGTCGGCCGATCTGGCGAAACGGTACGGCGGTGAGGTCCGTTCGGTCTGGACGGCTGCCCTCCGCGGGTTCTCGGCCAAGAGCATGACCTCGGCCGAGGCGCGCAAGCTGGCCGCGGACCCGTCGGTCAAGGCGGTGTACGAAGACGGCACCGCACGCGGCACCGGCACCCAGCAGAACCCGACCTGGGGCCTGGACCGCGTCGACCAGAAGAACCTTCCACTCGACAAGGCCTACACCTACCCGAACGAGGGCGCGGGTGTCACCGCGTACGACCTCGACAGCGGCATCAACCCGTCGAACCCGGAGTACGAAGGCCGCGCCAGCCTCGGCAAGGATTTCCTGGGCGGTGACGGCAAGGACTGCCACGGGCACGGCAGTCACACGGCGGGCACGATCGGCAGCAAGACCTACGGCGTCGCGAAGAAGGTCACCATCGTCGGGCTGAAAGTGCTGGGCTGTAACAACTCCGGACCGGACTCGGGCATCATCGACGCCGTCGACTGGGTGACGGCCAACGCCAAGAAACCCGCCGTGGCGAACATGAGCCTGACCATGGACGCCCCCGGAGTCGGGGACGACGCGGTGAAGCGGTCGATCGCGTCAGGCGTCGTCTACGGCGTGGCGGCGGGCAATGCCTCCACCGACGCCTGCAACACGAGCCCGGCCAGGGTGCCCGAGGCGATCACGGTCAACGCCTCGGATTCCTCGGACAACCGGTCTTCGTTCTCCAACTACGGAAGCTGCACCGACATCTTCGCCCCCGGTTCGAACATCACGTCGCTGAGCCCGAGCAGCGGCGGTTCGGCGGTGATGAACGGGACCTCGATGGCGACACCGCACGTCGTCGGCGCGGCCGCGCTCTACCTGTCGGCCAACCCGGGCGCCACTCCGCAGCAGGTGCGGGACGCGCTGGTGAACGGCGCGACCGCGGGTGTCGTCAAGAACGCGGGCAGCGGCTCGCCGAACAAACTGCTGAACGTCTCGTCGATCGGCAGCGGCGGCCCCGGCCCGCAATGCGGCGCCAGGTCGAACACCACGCCGGTGTCCATTCCGGACGCCGGGGCGGCGGTGACCAGCTCCGTGACCCAGGAAGGCTGTGACGGCAAGGCTTCCTCGTCGCTGCCGGTGAAGGTGGACATCTCGCACACCTACACCGCGGACCTCGTACTCGACCTCATCGGGCCGAGTGGCAAGGCCTACCGGCTCAAGGAGTCCGGTGGTGTCGGTTCGGCCGCCGGTGTGCATGAGACCTTCACGGTCGACGCCTCCGGTGAGGCGGCCAACGGTACCTGGAAGCTGAGCGCGCAGGACGTCTACCGGTTCGACACCGGTTCGATCGACGGGTTCACCATCACGTTCTGA